In Streptomyces violaceusniger Tu 4113, one DNA window encodes the following:
- a CDS encoding nitronate monooxygenase produces MALSTELTEFLGLRHPIVLAPMGGAAGGALAAAVSRAGGLGLLGGAYGGRAWL; encoded by the coding sequence ATGGCGTTGTCGACGGAGTTGACGGAGTTCTTGGGCCTGCGGCACCCGATCGTGCTGGCACCGATGGGCGGTGCGGCCGGGGGCGCACTGGCCGCGGCCGTCTCGCGGGCGGGCGGGCTCGGGCTGCTGGGCGGTGCGTACGGGGGCCGGGCTTGGCTGTAG